A single Clostridium sp. AN503 DNA region contains:
- a CDS encoding ABC transporter permease — MARKFEYKKYIVYISFITVLVAFSIILRDKGFLSYANMMNILRQTTMISVAAVGMTFAISAGLIDLSTGAVVAMSALTTALVLRVAGWFPAVLAGMAVGAVSGLFNGLIVAKVRIPAFLVTLGTSSVFAGIARTMTNLEAVPITNRKFNFIFGAGDIGPISTLFLWTIVVMILGHLLYRKTPFGRAVLAVGGNESAAKYSGIKVDRVKIQAMTICALTAAFAGILYAGRLNGARYTLGENDNMSVIAAVVIGGTSFSGGKGTIIGTIIGSIVIGMLNNGLLLMGLSVSEQMMARGLIIILAVSLSLREAKND; from the coding sequence GTGGCGAGGAAATTCGAGTACAAGAAGTATATTGTTTACATTAGTTTTATAACGGTTTTGGTTGCATTTTCTATCATACTCCGGGATAAAGGGTTTCTGTCCTATGCCAATATGATGAATATCTTAAGGCAGACAACCATGATCTCCGTAGCAGCTGTTGGGATGACCTTTGCCATATCAGCGGGCCTGATCGATCTGTCCACCGGCGCAGTGGTAGCCATGTCTGCGCTCACGACAGCTCTGGTCCTCCGGGTTGCGGGCTGGTTCCCGGCAGTTCTGGCGGGGATGGCAGTGGGCGCGGTAAGCGGCCTGTTCAACGGCCTGATCGTTGCCAAGGTAAGGATCCCGGCGTTCCTTGTGACACTGGGCACCAGCAGCGTATTTGCAGGCATCGCCAGGACCATGACCAACCTGGAGGCGGTACCCATTACCAACAGGAAGTTCAACTTTATATTTGGGGCGGGGGATATTGGCCCGATCTCCACACTGTTTCTTTGGACGATCGTTGTCATGATCTTAGGCCATCTGCTGTACCGGAAGACTCCTTTCGGGAGAGCCGTGCTGGCAGTCGGAGGGAATGAATCTGCGGCCAAATATTCCGGTATCAAGGTGGACCGGGTGAAGATCCAGGCCATGACGATCTGTGCACTGACGGCGGCATTCGCGGGAATCCTGTACGCGGGGCGGTTAAATGGGGCCAGATATACCCTGGGGGAAAATGACAACATGTCCGTGATCGCTGCGGTCGTGATCGGCGGGACCAGCTTTTCCGGCGGCAAGGGGACGATCATCGGAACGATCATCGGCTCCATCGTGATCGGTATGCTGAACAACGGGCTGCTGCTGATGGGATTGTCTGTCTCCGAACAGATGATGGCGCGGGGCCTGATCATCATCCTGGCTGTATCCTTGAGCCTGCGGGAAGCGAAAAATGACTGA
- a CDS encoding helix-turn-helix transcriptional regulator translates to MDYTFISGRILTLLEKHNVTEYELSMQLGRCRSYINKITSGKAMPSMKGFLDICDYFQITPEEFFSSQNVNDIQTIRKITRDLKDLDSSSLDLISELVSKLKKHRDTEEDARI, encoded by the coding sequence ATGGACTATACTTTTATATCAGGAAGAATTCTTACATTATTGGAAAAACACAATGTAACAGAATACGAACTCAGCATGCAGCTCGGACGGTGCCGGAGTTATATCAATAAAATCACGTCCGGCAAGGCGATGCCCTCTATGAAGGGATTTCTTGACATCTGTGATTATTTTCAGATCACGCCGGAGGAATTTTTTAGCAGCCAGAATGTCAATGATATACAGACCATACGGAAAATCACACGGGATCTGAAGGATTTGGATTCCTCCTCCCTGGATCTGATATCGGAGCTTGTGTCAAAATTGAAAAAACATAGGGATACGGAGGAGGATGCTCGTATATGA
- a CDS encoding alanine racemase — protein MFLNQLINRNPELIKAGILLHQKGLIPANCYVLDIDTIYQNAKLMAEEAGKWNLKAFAMTKQIGRNPVAIQAVMRAGIEAGVCVDMNDARPMAAAGMKIGHLGHLVQVPFAETRAAVDLNPAYWMVYNDEKAAAISKALKPSEHQNIMVRIYGNGDSFYHGHEAGYLDEDILETAHRIDSMKGLSFSGIATFPAQLYDPETLSVNPTHNYETLLKTAELLRHNGYPKLEVNAPGTTSSHIFRRLAEDGVTQVEPGHGLTGTTPIHAYREMPERPAYIYVSEISHYYGGKPYCFGGGMYVDPVFEPYEVKACVGSDPDEALRQRIGCELPEPKAIDYYGILQPEKGQQTRVGDTVVFGFRAQMFVTRAYVAPVSGISKNEPKVEGIFTTDGREVGWPEW, from the coding sequence ATGTTTTTAAACCAGTTGATCAATAGAAACCCGGAGCTGATCAAGGCGGGTATCCTGCTTCATCAGAAAGGGCTGATCCCGGCAAACTGCTATGTTCTGGATATTGACACGATCTATCAGAACGCAAAGCTTATGGCAGAGGAAGCCGGGAAATGGAACTTAAAAGCATTTGCCATGACAAAGCAGATCGGGCGGAATCCGGTCGCCATCCAGGCGGTCATGAGAGCTGGGATCGAGGCCGGGGTCTGTGTGGATATGAATGACGCCAGGCCCATGGCAGCAGCCGGCATGAAGATCGGGCATCTGGGCCATCTTGTCCAGGTCCCCTTTGCAGAGACCAGGGCGGCGGTGGACCTAAACCCTGCCTACTGGATGGTATACAATGATGAGAAGGCGGCGGCCATATCAAAAGCTTTAAAGCCCTCTGAGCATCAAAATATTATGGTACGGATATATGGGAACGGGGATTCTTTTTATCATGGGCATGAGGCGGGGTATCTGGATGAGGATATTTTGGAGACTGCCCACCGGATTGATTCCATGAAGGGCTTAAGCTTTTCAGGGATTGCCACGTTTCCGGCGCAGCTCTATGACCCGGAGACATTATCTGTCAATCCGACCCATAACTATGAAACCCTGTTAAAGACCGCTGAGCTTCTCCGGCATAACGGATATCCGAAGCTGGAGGTCAATGCGCCCGGCACCACTTCCAGCCATATTTTCAGGCGCCTTGCGGAGGATGGAGTGACCCAGGTGGAGCCGGGGCATGGGCTTACGGGCACCACGCCCATCCATGCGTACAGGGAGATGCCGGAACGTCCCGCCTATATCTATGTGTCTGAGATTTCGCATTACTATGGCGGGAAGCCTTATTGCTTCGGTGGCGGTATGTATGTAGATCCGGTGTTTGAACCCTATGAGGTGAAGGCGTGTGTAGGTTCGGACCCGGACGAAGCTTTAAGGCAGCGCATCGGCTGTGAGCTGCCGGAGCCAAAGGCCATTGACTACTATGGTATCCTGCAGCCGGAGAAGGGGCAGCAGACAAGGGTTGGAGACACCGTGGTGTTTGGATTCCGCGCCCAGATGTTTGTGACCAGGGCATATGTGGCTCCGGTGAGCGGTATTTCAAAGAATGAGCCGAAGGTAGAGGGGATCTTTACAACAGACGGCAGAGAAGTGGGGTGGCCGGAATGGTAG
- a CDS encoding cyclic lactone autoinducer peptide, with product MKNLKKIWNTLNSHGFMSALNCLAVIAVINSVSSTCFWDFYQPEVPESARRLAEK from the coding sequence ATGAAAAACTTAAAAAAGATCTGGAATACTTTAAACAGTCATGGTTTTATGTCCGCACTGAACTGTCTTGCGGTCATAGCAGTCATTAACTCCGTAAGCTCCACCTGCTTCTGGGATTTCTACCAGCCGGAGGTACCGGAATCCGCCCGCAGACTGGCAGAGAAGTAA
- a CDS encoding sugar ABC transporter ATP-binding protein: MVEEKEYALRLTDIHKSFFENEVLKGISFSLEKGEVLGLLGANGAGKSTLMKIVTGVYHLDKGQIQVDGREVTIRGASEAAKCGIAMVYQEFSLIPTMTVTENLFLNRELKRTGLIDDNSCIKKAEEAFAEFGIEIDPRETVENLSIGNQQLVEIVKALLHNPSVLILDEPTASLTHKEIQLLFTFVRRLKEQKIAVIFISHHMQEIMQICDRAIVLRNGLVEMDRKTDGLTITEMVEAMVGKKLNQAYLAPEKPVDYTKPALRAEDISWGDKVKKVSLELYPGEILGIAGLLGSGRTELMKCLYGLLKPDKGRILLDGEEIPVGKPWLSIKRGVAFVPENRRKSGIVGIHSIKYNMLLPIWDRLKKGVFISEEESRRRAEEMKEKLDLKCTSIEQEVEYLSGGNQQKVVFAKNLLIQPRILLLDDPTVGIDVEAKASIARLIRSIADAGNAVLLVSSEMDELERLCDRILIMSNGQINKELSRKNGDAVTEAALTEAVQTA, encoded by the coding sequence ATGGTAGAAGAGAAGGAGTATGCGCTCCGGCTGACAGATATCCACAAATCCTTCTTTGAGAACGAGGTTTTAAAGGGGATTTCCTTCAGCCTGGAAAAGGGCGAGGTGTTGGGACTATTAGGGGCTAACGGAGCCGGAAAATCCACGCTCATGAAGATTGTGACGGGTGTCTATCATCTTGACAAGGGCCAGATCCAGGTGGATGGCAGGGAGGTTACGATCCGCGGTGCATCGGAAGCGGCAAAATGCGGGATTGCCATGGTTTATCAGGAATTTTCCCTGATTCCGACCATGACTGTGACAGAAAACCTGTTTTTGAACCGGGAGCTGAAACGCACGGGCCTGATCGATGACAATAGCTGTATAAAAAAGGCGGAGGAAGCCTTTGCGGAATTTGGGATCGAGATCGATCCGCGGGAGACGGTGGAGAATCTGTCGATCGGAAACCAGCAGCTGGTGGAGATCGTGAAGGCGCTGCTGCACAACCCGTCGGTCCTGATCCTGGATGAGCCTACGGCATCCTTGACCCACAAGGAGATCCAGCTGCTCTTTACTTTTGTGAGAAGGCTGAAAGAGCAGAAGATCGCGGTCATTTTTATCTCCCATCACATGCAGGAGATCATGCAGATATGCGACAGAGCCATCGTACTGCGCAACGGCCTGGTGGAGATGGACCGGAAGACAGATGGGCTTACGATCACCGAGATGGTGGAAGCGATGGTGGGAAAGAAGCTGAATCAGGCGTATTTAGCGCCGGAGAAACCTGTTGATTACACAAAACCGGCGCTCCGGGCGGAGGATATTTCCTGGGGAGACAAGGTGAAGAAGGTCAGCCTGGAGCTGTATCCGGGCGAGATCCTGGGGATCGCAGGGCTTTTGGGGAGTGGAAGGACGGAGCTGATGAAATGCCTCTACGGCCTTCTCAAACCGGATAAAGGCCGGATCCTTTTGGACGGGGAGGAGATCCCGGTAGGAAAGCCCTGGCTGTCCATTAAACGGGGCGTGGCTTTTGTCCCGGAGAACCGGCGCAAAAGCGGGATTGTGGGAATCCACTCCATCAAATACAATATGCTGCTCCCGATCTGGGACCGGCTCAAAAAGGGAGTATTTATCAGTGAGGAGGAGAGCAGGCGCAGGGCTGAGGAGATGAAGGAAAAGCTGGATCTGAAATGTACCAGCATTGAACAGGAGGTGGAATATCTCTCCGGCGGCAACCAACAGAAGGTTGTTTTCGCAAAAAATCTGCTTATACAGCCAAGGATCCTTTTGCTGGATGATCCTACGGTAGGGATCGACGTGGAGGCGAAGGCATCCATCGCAAGGCTGATCCGCAGTATTGCAGACGCCGGAAATGCCGTGCTTTTGGTATCTTCCGAGATGGATGAGCTGGAACGGCTCTGCGACCGCATTCTCATCATGTCGAACGGACAGATTAATAAAGAGCTTAGCAGGAAAAACGGGGATGCTGTCACGGAGGCGGCGCTGACGGAGGCGGTGCAGACGGCATAA
- a CDS encoding ROK family transcriptional regulator: protein MLVGQPKLLKEVNRDIIKDLIFQQGPITKPELTRKTNLSLPTVNKIVDGLEEDGIIRQDGMTGSSSGKKARVYVANENFGNIIVLYYLDGYFRGYLVNAVGSVTRELAEAVDASTGDAALECLWSLIEQLKGGSEANVRAIGIGVPGAVKSDKRVTNITAVPGWNNLKLEELVAARYGLPVFVENDVKLTTVGYYHAHLEKTCRDMIYLYIGKGIGSGVIIDGGLHKGFSSFAGEFGYLAPFEAPGNGDYARGGGWFEDELQGLLYQKDRADSAGMVSSKYIQYIVSGMISYIVTINPEVMVLQGKWFCEETVHRIREELKRFIPEESLPQIFVNSDETCGVNGLINFCLSGLSTSRELVRKRSI, encoded by the coding sequence ATGCTGGTAGGACAACCAAAACTGTTAAAAGAAGTAAACAGGGACATTATCAAGGATTTGATTTTTCAGCAGGGGCCCATAACGAAACCGGAGCTGACCAGGAAGACAAACTTGAGCCTGCCCACCGTGAACAAGATTGTGGATGGCCTGGAGGAAGACGGGATCATCAGGCAGGATGGAATGACGGGGAGCAGCTCAGGGAAAAAGGCCAGGGTATACGTGGCTAACGAAAACTTTGGAAATATCATTGTTCTTTATTATCTGGACGGGTATTTCCGCGGATATCTGGTCAACGCGGTGGGCAGTGTGACCCGGGAGCTGGCAGAGGCTGTTGACGCGTCCACTGGTGACGCGGCGCTGGAATGCCTCTGGTCGCTCATCGAACAGCTGAAGGGGGGATCAGAGGCCAATGTGAGGGCGATCGGCATTGGCGTCCCGGGCGCAGTGAAAAGCGATAAGAGGGTCACGAATATCACCGCAGTGCCGGGTTGGAACAACTTAAAGCTGGAGGAGCTGGTTGCAGCGCGTTATGGCCTCCCTGTATTTGTAGAGAACGATGTAAAGCTGACCACAGTGGGATATTATCACGCACATTTGGAAAAGACCTGCAGGGATATGATCTATCTGTACATCGGGAAGGGGATCGGTTCCGGCGTCATCATAGACGGAGGCCTTCATAAAGGGTTCAGCAGCTTTGCGGGTGAGTTTGGTTATCTGGCGCCTTTTGAGGCTCCGGGGAACGGGGACTATGCCCGGGGCGGAGGCTGGTTTGAGGACGAGCTTCAGGGACTTCTCTACCAGAAGGACCGGGCAGACAGCGCCGGCATGGTCTCATCAAAATATATCCAGTATATTGTGTCCGGTATGATCAGCTACATTGTCACGATCAATCCCGAGGTTATGGTTTTACAGGGCAAATGGTTCTGTGAGGAGACCGTACACAGGATCAGGGAAGAGCTTAAGCGCTTTATCCCGGAGGAGAGCCTTCCGCAGATCTTTGTGAACAGTGATGAGACCTGCGGCGTCAACGGCCTGATCAATTTCTGTCTGTCGGGCCTGTCTACCTCCAGAGAGCTGGTACGGAAGCGAAGCATCTAA
- a CDS encoding GHKL domain-containing protein: MTCFLMILGFFICIFEELMIYSVCDTFLERRFCFKYQDFVIIAFLSSILFLANQLHHPLLNVAVALMTSLTIALLLFTGLIREQLYCCSLACMVIFSTEHVGFRLLGGELSRYGFLSTILATIMIKLTSFFILQVICHYAKNKKIQFTGSRITTWCFFLYPLTCFILLIGLRYSHINVTLHSFGEKILIVGLFLLLFSNMLLFFLYDYIISITEQVRKHELSQTKDSLTQQHFAILQETNTKYASLLHDVNNYIQTIQTLQLQNDSLKIKSISNSLMNEISDISSQTFCSSPVINAILHEKQQSSLQKQLDFRVFVEPCFPTPDIPDNDLISLLCNLLDNAMEAAIQCTDGFVDVKFFVNGAYQIIKIQNPYKDHPKHDQNRFFTSKPDTQNHGFGIRRVEAIAEKHHGTLKISMEESLFTAVVLLPVKTAQQ, encoded by the coding sequence ATGACATGCTTTTTGATGATTCTGGGATTTTTCATATGTATCTTTGAGGAGCTAATGATCTATTCCGTATGTGATACCTTTTTAGAGAGACGTTTTTGTTTTAAATACCAGGACTTTGTCATAATTGCATTTCTATCCTCCATCCTGTTTCTTGCCAATCAGCTTCATCATCCTCTTTTAAATGTTGCCGTTGCACTTATGACGTCTCTGACGATCGCATTGCTGCTCTTTACCGGTCTCATCCGAGAACAGCTGTACTGCTGCAGCCTTGCCTGTATGGTGATCTTTTCCACCGAACATGTTGGTTTTCGTCTGCTTGGAGGAGAGTTATCCCGCTATGGCTTTCTTTCAACTATCCTTGCAACTATCATGATTAAGCTCACCTCATTTTTTATCCTTCAGGTGATCTGTCATTATGCCAAAAATAAAAAGATCCAATTCACTGGATCCAGAATAACCACCTGGTGTTTTTTTCTTTATCCGCTGACCTGTTTTATTCTGCTTATAGGGCTGCGCTACTCTCATATTAATGTGACACTGCATTCCTTTGGAGAAAAGATCCTGATTGTCGGACTGTTTCTCCTGCTTTTTTCTAATATGCTGCTGTTCTTTTTATACGACTATATTATTTCTATAACGGAACAGGTACGGAAACATGAACTCAGTCAGACTAAGGATTCATTAACCCAGCAGCACTTTGCCATTCTTCAGGAGACCAACACCAAATACGCATCTCTTTTACATGATGTGAATAACTACATCCAAACCATACAGACCCTGCAGCTTCAGAATGATTCTCTAAAAATAAAGAGTATTTCCAATTCCCTGATGAATGAAATATCTGATATCAGCAGTCAAACCTTTTGCAGCTCGCCTGTTATTAATGCAATCCTGCATGAAAAACAACAGTCATCCCTGCAGAAACAGCTTGATTTTCGTGTCTTCGTGGAGCCATGTTTCCCCACCCCTGATATTCCTGACAACGACTTGATCAGTCTGCTCTGCAATCTGCTTGATAATGCTATGGAAGCCGCTATCCAATGTACTGACGGATTTGTTGATGTTAAATTTTTTGTCAATGGGGCGTATCAGATCATAAAAATACAAAATCCCTACAAAGATCATCCCAAGCATGACCAGAATCGTTTTTTCACATCAAAGCCAGACACTCAAAACCATGGTTTTGGTATCCGGCGAGTGGAAGCTATTGCAGAAAAACATCATGGTACACTGAAAATTTCTATGGAAGAGTCTCTGTTTACTGCCGTGGTACTGCTTCCTGTAAAAACAGCTCAGCAATAA
- a CDS encoding BadF/BadG/BcrA/BcrD ATPase family protein — protein MREGNYLFSIDGGGTKTEFCICDTRSGRITSETFGSTNYKVVGLEAATANLKDSFNKICFQQDIRAQDILGIVIGVSGCDTKQDYEVYDLIARHMRVDMDKVFICNDSELVFRSVAEQPGVCAISGTGSIAVGFDKKGKVHRCGGWGSPLSDQGSGYWIGEQVLKEWVRYCDGQLQEDSIFHKLKAFYHLERETEIPYFIAAFDHAEITSSARMISDEAERGNPVCERVVKAAAFEVADMAAAVYQKLGLEPDEKIDMVTSGSIFNGWLYLKTFRERFKEQVHNENINYVVFDKSPAQAGIQLARNMFYIKK, from the coding sequence GTGCGGGAGGGAAATTATTTATTTTCCATTGACGGCGGAGGAACGAAAACAGAGTTCTGTATCTGTGACACGAGGTCGGGGCGGATCACAAGCGAGACTTTTGGGAGCACCAACTATAAAGTCGTAGGGCTGGAAGCGGCCACTGCCAACTTAAAGGATTCTTTTAACAAAATCTGTTTTCAGCAGGACATCAGAGCGCAGGATATCCTGGGGATCGTCATAGGGGTTTCCGGCTGTGATACGAAGCAGGATTACGAGGTTTACGACCTGATCGCCCGGCATATGCGGGTTGACATGGACAAGGTGTTTATCTGCAACGATTCAGAGCTGGTATTCCGTTCTGTGGCAGAACAACCCGGCGTATGCGCCATATCCGGCACAGGCTCCATCGCCGTGGGATTTGACAAAAAGGGAAAGGTCCACCGCTGCGGGGGCTGGGGAAGTCCCCTCAGCGATCAGGGCTCCGGCTACTGGATCGGAGAACAGGTCTTAAAAGAGTGGGTCCGGTATTGCGACGGGCAGCTTCAGGAAGACAGTATTTTTCACAAGCTTAAAGCATTTTACCATCTTGAAAGAGAGACGGAGATTCCTTATTTTATTGCAGCCTTTGACCACGCGGAGATCACTTCCTCTGCCCGGATGATCAGCGACGAGGCGGAGCGTGGGAATCCTGTCTGCGAAAGGGTGGTGAAGGCAGCCGCATTTGAGGTGGCGGATATGGCGGCGGCTGTCTATCAGAAGCTGGGGCTTGAGCCGGATGAGAAGATCGATATGGTCACGTCCGGCAGTATTTTCAACGGATGGCTTTATCTTAAAACGTTCCGGGAACGGTTTAAAGAACAGGTGCATAACGAAAATATCAACTATGTGGTGTTTGATAAAAGCCCTGCCCAGGCGGGGATACAGCTGGCAAGAAATATGTTTTACATAAAAAAATAA
- a CDS encoding substrate-binding domain-containing protein: MRKKMSVFLAVVLASAGIWGCAPDNGPSETTVSGGNAAGTESQAQTPETPAKEGGAEESKWLSVIPGYGNEEGEYAKGPNGEEATPTTDVELTEEQYKAIQEKGLKAAMLWAGASEWYNAMTDGAKAEFEKMGIEVVATSDAQFDPSKQATDIETTMALKPDILLSLPVDPVSGTRAFKPAVDAGCRIIFADNGVDEYKAGQEYVGIVTGDQYGMGRAAAKLMAEAIGSKGKIGVIYYDVDYLVTNNRDNEFVRTILSDYPDIEIVAMSGFSAENATGEVATAMMTQNPDLNGIYVSWDVAAEPVVSELRAGGYKDCKVVTMDLGGNNDLDMAQGGNVYGKVADMPFQIGQTMAKMAALSILEEEVPSYVVSGTVSMKKDNMVEAWNESLNKDPDSSVMEVLGK; encoded by the coding sequence ATGAGGAAAAAAATGAGTGTGTTTTTGGCAGTAGTGCTGGCAAGCGCGGGGATCTGGGGATGTGCGCCGGATAACGGACCATCTGAGACCACTGTATCCGGGGGGAATGCAGCAGGTACAGAAAGTCAGGCCCAGACGCCGGAGACCCCGGCAAAAGAGGGCGGCGCGGAGGAAAGCAAATGGCTTTCTGTGATCCCTGGATATGGAAATGAGGAAGGCGAGTACGCCAAAGGCCCCAACGGAGAGGAAGCGACTCCCACAACGGATGTGGAGCTGACAGAGGAACAGTACAAAGCGATCCAGGAAAAAGGGCTGAAGGCAGCCATGCTGTGGGCGGGAGCCAGCGAGTGGTACAATGCCATGACGGACGGGGCCAAAGCGGAATTTGAAAAAATGGGGATCGAGGTGGTGGCAACATCGGACGCCCAGTTTGACCCGTCAAAGCAGGCGACGGATATCGAGACGACCATGGCGCTGAAACCGGATATCCTTCTCTCGCTTCCGGTGGACCCGGTGTCTGGGACAAGGGCATTTAAGCCGGCAGTCGACGCGGGATGCAGGATCATTTTCGCAGACAACGGTGTGGATGAATATAAAGCTGGACAGGAGTATGTGGGAATCGTGACCGGTGACCAGTACGGGATGGGCCGTGCAGCCGCAAAGCTGATGGCGGAAGCGATTGGCAGTAAAGGGAAGATCGGAGTGATCTATTACGACGTGGATTATTTGGTGACCAACAACCGGGACAATGAATTTGTCAGGACGATCCTGAGCGATTACCCGGATATTGAGATCGTGGCCATGTCGGGATTTTCCGCTGAAAATGCCACTGGGGAAGTAGCGACGGCGATGATGACCCAGAATCCGGATCTGAACGGGATCTATGTGTCCTGGGACGTGGCGGCGGAGCCGGTGGTCTCGGAGCTGAGGGCCGGTGGTTATAAGGACTGTAAAGTGGTTACAATGGATTTAGGCGGCAATAACGATCTGGACATGGCCCAGGGCGGCAATGTGTACGGCAAGGTGGCGGATATGCCGTTCCAGATCGGTCAGACCATGGCGAAGATGGCGGCTCTCAGCATTCTGGAAGAGGAAGTCCCTTCTTATGTGGTCAGCGGTACGGTATCTATGAAAAAGGATAATATGGTGGAAGCCTGGAATGAGTCACTGAACAAAGACCCGGATTCCAGCGTGATGGAAGTGCTTGGAAAGTAG
- a CDS encoding accessory gene regulator B family protein — MLNRLISRFINRQIEQGILKQEEREAYEYGYFLIALEILNISVMAFIGILFRCFLPLLFFTVCLILLRKYAGGIHASSYVRCAAVSAVLELAVVSLLRTGLWQPLFLPAALAAICGCAVIWSFSPVAAAAKPLTGDETLRFRRTARRRLIAAAVLAVLLFALRLYLWAFIMMLDFIVIGGAMGVALFQTHRQRQDQGS; from the coding sequence ATGCTGAACCGACTCATCAGCCGTTTTATCAACCGGCAGATCGAGCAGGGCATCTTAAAACAGGAGGAGCGGGAAGCATACGAATATGGATATTTCCTGATTGCGCTGGAGATACTGAATATCTCCGTCATGGCGTTCATCGGCATCCTTTTCCGATGCTTCCTGCCTCTCCTGTTTTTTACTGTATGCCTGATCCTGCTCCGCAAATATGCGGGAGGGATCCACGCATCCAGCTATGTGCGGTGCGCGGCAGTGTCCGCCGTCCTGGAACTGGCTGTGGTGTCCCTCCTGCGCACAGGTCTCTGGCAGCCATTGTTCCTTCCGGCGGCTCTGGCTGCCATATGCGGGTGCGCGGTCATCTGGAGCTTCAGCCCGGTAGCCGCAGCAGCCAAACCCCTTACCGGGGACGAAACCCTGCGTTTTCGCCGCACGGCCCGCAGGCGTCTCATTGCAGCCGCTGTACTGGCAGTCCTCCTTTTCGCACTCCGCCTTTATCTGTGGGCTTTTATTATGATGCTGGACTTTATCGTCATTGGAGGCGCCATGGGTGTGGCTTTGTTCCAGACGCACAGACAGAGACAGGACCAGGGAAGCTGA